CGGGCGTCGTGCCGCGGCCGATGATGGTCGCAGCGAAGTAGCGCGATCTCGTACGTCACAGACGAAATTGGGAGAGGGAAATGGCCAAGACGGTTAGGACCACAGTTGAGACGGACGTTCTGGTGGTTGGAAGCGGGCCCGCCGGTGGGACCGCCGCGGCGCTGCTCGGCATGTACGGCGTCAAGCATATTCTGGTGACCAAATATGGCTGGCTCGCCGATACACCACGCGCCCACATCACCAACCAGCGGGCCATGGAAGTGTTGCGCGACCTTGGCCTTGAGGAAAAGGCCGTTGCCCAGGCGACCCCGCAGCATCTGATGGCCAACAACGTGTTCTGTGAAAGCCTCGCGGGTGAAGAGCTCGGCCGGTTGTATTCGTGGGGCAATCATCCGGCGAGGCGCGCCGACTATGAACTGGCGAGCCCGGTCAGCATCTGCGACCTGCCGCAGAATTTTCTGGAGCCGATTTTGCTCGAGGCCGCGGGCCAGCGCGGTACCTCGATCCGATTCAACACCGAATTCGTCGATCTGGTCCAGGACGCCGACGGCGTCAGCGCGACCGTGAAGGATCGGCAGACCGGGGAGACCTACGAGATCCGCGCCAAATACCTGATCGGCGCCGACGGCGGTCGCAGCCGCGTCGCCGAGGTCATCGGCCTGCCGATGCAGGGACAGATGGGCCGCGCCGGCAGCATGAACATCATCGTGCAAGCTGATCTCACCAAATACGTCGCCCATCGACCGAGCGTTTTGTACTGGGTGCTGCAACCCGGCGCGCAGATCGGCGGCATCGGGGCCGGCCTGGTGCGCATGGTTCGGCCGTGGAACGAATGGCTGTTCATCTGGGGTTACGACATCGAGCAGGGCGAACGGCAACTGACCGATGATGAGGCGATTTCGATCGTGCGCAATCTGGTCGGCGACGAGACGATCGAGGTCACGGTCCGGTCGACCTCGACATGGACGGTCAATGAAATGTATGCGGGGCACTATTCGTCGGGCCGGGTGTTTTGCATGGGCGACGCGGTGCACCGGCACCCGCCAACCAACGGGCTCGGCTCCAACACCTCGATACAGGACGCCTACAATCTGTGCTGGAAGCTGAAACTGGTTCTGGAGAACAAGGCAGCGCCAGCGCTGCTCGACAGCTACTCCGCGGAACGTCAGCCAGTCGGGAAGCAGATCGTGACCCGCGCCAACAAGAGCATCGGCGACTTTCCGCCGATCTTCGAGGCGGTCGGCTTGCTGTCGTCCACCGATCCGGATCAGGCGAGGAAGAATATCGAGGCGCGTAAGGCTCCGACCGAGGAAGGCAAGGCGCGGCGCAAGAAGCTTTATGCCGCGATTGCGCACAAGAGCTACGAGTTCAACTGTCACGGCGTCGAGATGAACCAGCGCTACGCGTCCAGCGCCGTGGTCTCCGACGGCACGGCGGAGCCGGCGTTCACCCGCGACCACGAGCTCTATTACCACGCCACCACCTGGCCGGGCGCGCATCTTCCCCATGTCTGGATCGAGCATCACGGCGTTCGCAAGTCGACGCTCGACCTCGTCGGCAAGGGTCGTTTCACCCTGCTGACCGGCATCGGCGGCGAATGCTGGCGTGATGCCGCCGCCGCGGTTGAAGCGGCCTATGGCTTGCCCGTCGATGTCGTGAGCATTGGTCCCGCCGGCTGCGATGCGCAGGACATCTATGCCGACTGGTATCGGCAGAGCGAGGTCGATGAGGACGGCTGCGTCGTGGTGCGGCCGGACATCTACGTCGCCTGGCGCGCCAGGCAAGCCGTGGCGGGCGCTTCGGATGTCCTGATCGGCGTATTCGGACAATTGCTCGGCCGCGCCGCCGAAACGGGGCGCTCCGAGGCTTCCGTCGCCGCGGCCTGACGAGGCTTTCAAGCAAATGAATTGCGGCCGGCTATGCACCGGCCGACACGGAGGAGGGAAAATCATATGACCAGCAAGACATTTGGATATCCGGCGGCAGGAATGAGTCGTCGCCGCATTCTGCAAGGCCTCGCCGGCGGCATCGCTGCGACCGGCGCGATGACGTTGTTCGCCCCCGCGGTTCGTGCCGCAAAGCCGATCAAGGTCGGCTATGTCTCGCCGAAAAGCGGGCCGCTCGCCGCTTTCGCCGAGGCAGACGATTTCGTGCTTAGTGAATTCCGCAAATTCGTCAAGGACGGCGTGAAGGTCGGCTCGCAAACCTATCCGATCGAGGTCGTGACCAAGGACAGCCAGTCGAATCCGAATCGTGCGGCAGAGGTCGCCAAGGAGCTGATCACGCGCGACAATGTTTCGCTGATCCTGGTCGCCGCTACGCCCGAGACCAACAATCCGGTGGCGACGCAATGCGAGCTCGAGCAGATCCCCTGCATCTCGAGCGTGGCGCCGTGGCAGACCAATTTCATCGGCCGGCAGGCCAATCCAGGTGATCCCAAGACTTGGAAGCCGTTCGACTACACCTTCCATTATTTCTGGGGGCTTGAAGACGTCATCGGCGTGTTCACAGGCATGTGGCAGCAGGTCGCGACCAACAAATCGGTCGGTGCGCTGTTTCCGAACGACGCCGATGGCAATGCTTGGGGCGACAAGGGTATCGGCTTCCCGCCGGTGCTTTCGACGCAAGGTTTCAAGCTGACCGATCCGGGCCGTTTCCAGAATCTGACCGACGACTTCTCCTCGCAAATCTCTGCGTTCCGCGGCGCCGACGCCGAGATCGTCACCGGCGTGATCATCCCGCCGGACTTTACGACGTTCTGGAATCAGTCACGTCAGAAGGGCTTCAAGCCCAAGGTCGTGTCGGTCGCCAAGGCACTGTTGTTCCCGACCACTGTTCTGGCGCTGGGCAAGAGCGGCAACAACATCTCGACCGAGGTGTGGTGGACCCCGAGCCATCCCTACAAATCGAGCCTGACCGGCGTCAGCGCCAGGGATCTCGCCAAGGGTTACGAGCAAGCGTCCGGCAAGCAATGGACCCAGCCGATCGGCTTCGTCCATTCGCTGTTCGAGGTCGCGGTCGATGCCATCAAGCGCGCTGGTGATCCGACCGATGGCGCCGCGCTTGCGAAGGCGATCGGCACTACCAAGCTCGAAACCATCGTGGGACCGGTGGCGTTCGGCTCCGACAAGGTGCCGCCGTTCGCCGCGAAGAATATCGCCAAGACGCCGCTCGTCGGTGGCCAGTGGCGTTTGAACGACGAAAAGTACGACATGGTCATCACCGAAAATAAACAGGCCCCGCAGATTCCGCTCGGTGGCGACATGCAGGCGCTGAGTTAACGCCGGCGCATTTCGCATTTTTTGATCGATAACGGGTCGCAACGATGCTTGAACTCAAAGCCGTCTCCAAGGCGTTCGGCGCCATCGTCGTGGCCGAGCGCATCGACCTCCGCCTGTCGTCCGGCGAAGCGCTCGGCGTCATTGGACCCAACGGCGCCGGCAAGTCGACGCTGTTCAACCTCATCACCGGGATGCTGCGGCCGGATTCCGGCCGCATCGTCCTGGATGGCGAGGACATCACGGATCTTGCGCCGGAAGACCGATGCCGTGCGGGCATCGGTCGGTCCTTTCAGATCCCGCGGCCATTCGATCATCTGTCGGTGTTCGAAAATCTCTCGGTCGCGGCTCTGTTCGGCGGCGGCCTGGGGGAGGCCGAGGCCGTTCAGGTCTGCGGCCGGACGCTGGTGCTGACCGGACTTGAGGCGAAGGCCAACCGGCTGGCGGGAAGCCTGCCGCTGCTCGATCGCAAGCGTCTGGAACTGGCGCGTGCGCTCGCCACCTGTCCGCGCGCGTTGCTACTCGATGAAATCGCCGGCGGCCTGACCGAAGGCGAGTGTCACGAGCTGATCGCGACCATTCGTACCATTCACGCGGAAGGCATCGCCATCATCTGGATCGAGCACGTGGTTCACGCGCTGCTGGCGGTGGTGCAACGGCTGGCGGTGCTGGATTTCGGGCGGGTGGTCGCGCAGGGTGCGCCGTCGGAGGTCATGCGCTCCAGCGAGGTGCAGACCATCTACATGGGAGTGCCGGCATGACCGCGCTGCTCAGGGTCACCGCACTCGATGCGTTCTATGGCGACTTCCAGGCGCTGTTCGGTATCGATTTCGAGCTCCGAGAAGGCGAGGCGGTGGCAGTGATTGGCGCAAACGGCGCGGGCAAATCGACGCTGTTGAAGTCGCTGGCAGGACTGGTGCGCAACCGGCCCGATGCGGTCCGTCTTGCCGGCCGGCAGATCGGCGATAGTCCGGCTGCAAGCATCGTGCGGCTGGGGCTCGCGCTGGTGCCGGAAGGCCGGCAGTTGTTTCCCTCGCTAACCGTCGAGGAAAATCTTTTGATCGGCGCGTTCGGCGGTGAGCGCACCTCGCCGTGGGATCTGGCATCGGTGTACCGGATGTTTCCGGTGCTGCATGAACGAAGGCGCGGCAGCGTCACCGTGCTGTCGGGCGGCCAGCAGCAGATGGTGGCAATCGGCCGCGCGTTGATGTCCAATCCATCGGTCCTGCTCTGCGACGAGATCAGCCTTGGCCTCGCGCCCATCATCGTGGAGGACATCTACCGGATGCTGCCGCGGATTTGCGACAACGGCACCGGCATCATCGTCGTCGAGCAGGACATCGCCCGCGCGCTGCGCAGCACCGATCGCTTCTACTGCCTGCAGGAGGGCCGGGTCACGCTCGCGGGCCGGCCGGCGGAAGCGAGCCAGGACGCCATTCACTCGGCGTATTTCGGAACATGAGGCCGCGATGATCGGACTGGACACGGCGATCGAGGGTGTGCTGCTTGGCGGCGTTTATGCACTGTTCGCCTTGGGGCTCTCGCTGATCTTCGGCATCATGCGGCTGGTCAATCTGGCGCATGGCGACTTGATCCTGCTTGCGGCCTATTTGTTATTCAGCGTCACAACCGTGCTCGGCGTTCCCTTGATCGTCGCCACGCTGATGATCGTGGTGGTGATGTTTGCGGCCGGCTTTGCCTTGCAGCGGCTGGTGCTCGAGCGGGTGCTTGGGGACGACATCCTGCCGCCATTGCTGGTGACATTCGGGCTCTCCATCGTCATTCAGAATGGCTTGCTGCTGGCGTATGGCGCCGACAGCCACAGGCTCCAGGCCGGTGCGTTCGAGTCATCGTCGGTGGCGCTGGCGGGGGGATTGAGCGTCGGTCTCGCGCCGCTGACGGCCTTGCTCACCGCCATCATTGCCGTCGCGCTGCTGCAACTGCTTTTCTATCGTACGTCGCTCGGCCGGGCGTTTCGCGCGACCGCCGACAATCCGCAGATCGCGCAGCTGATGGGCATCAACGAGCGCAGCATCTACGCCGTCGCGGTGGGGATCTCGCTTGCGGTCTCGGTGATCGCCGCGATCACGTTCGGCATCCGTGCCAATTTCGATCCCTCGATCGGACCGGCGCGGCTGCTCTATGCGTTCGAGGCGGTGATCATCGGCGGCTTGGGCAGCCTGTGGGGCACGCTAGCAGGTGGCATCGTGCTCGGTCTGGCGCAAACCATTGGCGCGCGGATCAATCCCGAGTGGCAGATTCTCGCCGGCCATCTCGCTTTCCTGGTGGTGTTGATGGTTCGTCCCCGTGGTCTGTTCCCATCGAGGCGAGCATGAGTGTGGTGGCCGTGCGCGAGAAGATCGAGATCGAGATCGAGAACGCTGAAGCCGCGCCGGTGTGGCGGGTACGCGTCGGTACGTCGCTGTCGCGCGCAGCGGCGATTGCCGCTGCGGCCATCATGGTGGCGTTGGCGTTGCTGCCGGCGATCGCGTCGCGCAACTTGATTCAAGATCTGATTTTCGTGTTCACGATGCTGACCCTGGCGCAATTGTGGAACGTGCTGGCGGGATGGGGCGGTCTGGTCTCGGTCGGGCAGCAGGCGTTCGTCGGACTCGGTGCGTATGCGCTGTTTGCCGGCGTCATCATGGTCCAGATTGATCCGATGTTCGCGATCCCGCTCGCCGGTCTGTTTGCGGCCGTGGTCGCCGCCATGCTGGGACCGTTGCTGTTTCGATTGGACGGCCCTTATTTTGCCATCGGCAGTTGGGTGGCGGCGGAAGCGCTGCGGCTCGTCTGCGCGCAATTCAAGACACTCGGCGGCGGCACCGGCATGTCGATCTCGCCATCGGATCTGTCGCAGATGATCGGCCTGAAACCGGTTCAGGCGCTGTTTGGCATGCGTCCCGCTGCCGCGCGGGACGTGCTGATCTACTGGATCGCGCTGCTGCTCGCGGTGATGGTGACCCTCGGCATCACTGCGTTCGCCCGCTCGCGGATGGGGCTCGCGCTCGCGGCCAGCCGGGACAATGCCGCCGCCGCGCGGAGCGTCGGCGTGCGCACCGGCCGCATCCGATACCTGCTTTGGATCATGGTTGCGTTCGCGACCGGCATGGTCGGCGCGGTCGTCTACCTCCAGAAGGCGCGGATTTCGCCGGATGCGGCGTTTAGCGTCACCGACTGGACTGCTTACGTCATCTTCATCGTGGTGATCGGCGGCGTCCGCACCATCGAAGGACCGATGATCGGCGTGCTGACGTTGTGGGGCCTGATCACACATCTGGCGCAATACGGCAGTCTCTATCTGGTCGTACTCGGCACCGTTGCGATTTTAATAGTGCTGTTCATGCCCAAGGGCATCTGGGGCGAGATCTCGAGGCGGTGGGAGATTCGGCTCTTTCCAACTCAACGCATGCTCAGCCGTGATTCGCACCACAACGATTTGGCAAAGTAGGTCGCGCTGCGACAACGAATATTACCAGATCGAAGCGCTTGCGTGACCCGCAATCCTCGAACTTGCCGACGTCTGCGTGAAGCAAGAGAAGCTGGCCGTCATCGTATTGCTTCTGCCGACGCGGCCTTCAGAGAGCGGACGGCTCTTCTGCGATGGCATTGGAAACAAGGAATTTGATTGCGACATTCGCACCTTCCGGCGAAACGGACGGCGAGGGCGAGCCCAATGCGCTGAGAAGCAACTGTCACCAGTGAAAATTGCTGGTTCTAACGAAGCCGATCGCGCGGTTCGTGGCGTCACGCGGGGAAGTCAGAAAAAATCGTCGCGCCGCGATCGGCCGTGCCAACCTTGGTGCGGAGGGAGCCGAACAGCTCCCGACCGACACCCCAATGTGACGGTTCAAGATCGGCTTCAGCCGGACGGCGTGCCGCCCATTCGTCGGCATCCACCTGCACGGTCAGGGTGCCGGCCACCGCATCGAGGCGGACCAGGTCGCCGTCGCGAATGCGCGCGATCGGGCCGCCATCGACGGCTTCCGGCGTGACATGGATCGCCGCCGGCACTTTGCCGGATGCACCCGAGAGCCGTCCGTCGGTGACCAGCGCGACCTTGAAGCCGCGATCCTGCAAAACGCCGAGCGGTGGCATCAGCTTGTGCAATTCGGGCATGCCGTTTGCCCGTGGCCCCTGGAAGCGCACCACCGCGACGAAATCGCGTTCGATCTCGCCGGCCTTGAACGCCGCCTGCAAGGCTTCCTGACTGTGGAAGATGCAGGCCGGGGCCTCGATCACGTGACGCTCCCTGGCGATTGCGGAGGTCTTGATCACCGCTCGACCGAGATCGCCGGTGAGCAGCGTCAGGCCCCCGGTCGGTTGGAAAGGAGCCTTGGCGCCGCGCAGCACCGCCTCGTCGCCACTGGATTTTGCGCCATCGCGCCAGGCGAGCGCGCCGTCGGCGCCAAGCATCGGCTCCTGGACATAGGCATCGAGCCCCTTGCCCCAGACCGTTTCGACGTCGCGATGCAGGAGCCCATCGCCAAGCAGCTCGCGGATGACGAAGCCCATGCCTCCGGCGGCGTGGAAATGGTTCACATCGGCCTTGCCGTTCGGATAGATCCGCGTGAGCAGCGGCGTTGCTTCGGCGAGATCGGCGAAATCGTCCCAGGTCAGCCGGATGCCGGCGGCCGCGGCCATGGCGACCAGGTGCAGGGTGTGGTTGGTCGAGCCGCCGGTGGCATGCAGTCCGACCACGCCGTTGACGAAGGCGCGCTCGTCCAGCATGCGCCCGACCGGGGTATAGTCATTGCCAAGCGCGGTGATCGCCATCGCGCGCTCGGCGGCTGCCTTGGTGAGCGCATCACGTAGCGGCGTATTGGGATTGACGAATGAGGCGCCGGGCAGGTGCAGGCCCATGATCTCCATCACCATCTGGTTGGTATTGGCGGTGCCGTAGAACGTGCAGGTGCCGGGGCCGTGATAGGATTGTGCTTCGGCCTCCAGCAGTGCATCGCGGCTGACCTTGCCCTCGGCGAAGAGCTGCCGGGTCTTTGCCTTCTCGTCATTGGAGAGGCCAGAGGTCATCGGTCCGGCCGGGATGAACACCGCCGGCAAATGACCAAAGGAGAGCGCGCCGATCACGAGGCCCGGCACGATCTTGTCGCAGATGCCGAGGAACACTGCCGCATCAAAAGTCTGGTGCGAGAGCGCCACTGCGGTGGCGAGCGCGATGACGTCGCGGGAGAACAGCGAGAGTTCCATGCCGGCCTCGCCCTGGGTGATGCCGTCGCACATGGCCGGCACGCCGCCCGCAACCTGGGCAACTCCACCGGCGGCTCGGGCCGTGGCGCGGATCAACTCGGGAAAGCGCTCATAAGGCTGATGAGCGGAGAGCATATCGTTATAGGCGGTGACGATGCCGAGATTGGCCGCTGCGCCGGCGCGCAGCATCGCCTTGTCGCCG
This portion of the Bradyrhizobium diazoefficiens genome encodes:
- a CDS encoding FAD-dependent oxidoreductase; this translates as MAKTVRTTVETDVLVVGSGPAGGTAAALLGMYGVKHILVTKYGWLADTPRAHITNQRAMEVLRDLGLEEKAVAQATPQHLMANNVFCESLAGEELGRLYSWGNHPARRADYELASPVSICDLPQNFLEPILLEAAGQRGTSIRFNTEFVDLVQDADGVSATVKDRQTGETYEIRAKYLIGADGGRSRVAEVIGLPMQGQMGRAGSMNIIVQADLTKYVAHRPSVLYWVLQPGAQIGGIGAGLVRMVRPWNEWLFIWGYDIEQGERQLTDDEAISIVRNLVGDETIEVTVRSTSTWTVNEMYAGHYSSGRVFCMGDAVHRHPPTNGLGSNTSIQDAYNLCWKLKLVLENKAAPALLDSYSAERQPVGKQIVTRANKSIGDFPPIFEAVGLLSSTDPDQARKNIEARKAPTEEGKARRKKLYAAIAHKSYEFNCHGVEMNQRYASSAVVSDGTAEPAFTRDHELYYHATTWPGAHLPHVWIEHHGVRKSTLDLVGKGRFTLLTGIGGECWRDAAAAVEAAYGLPVDVVSIGPAGCDAQDIYADWYRQSEVDEDGCVVVRPDIYVAWRARQAVAGASDVLIGVFGQLLGRAAETGRSEASVAAA
- a CDS encoding branched-chain amino acid ABC transporter permease, which translates into the protein MIGLDTAIEGVLLGGVYALFALGLSLIFGIMRLVNLAHGDLILLAAYLLFSVTTVLGVPLIVATLMIVVVMFAAGFALQRLVLERVLGDDILPPLLVTFGLSIVIQNGLLLAYGADSHRLQAGAFESSSVALAGGLSVGLAPLTALLTAIIAVALLQLLFYRTSLGRAFRATADNPQIAQLMGINERSIYAVAVGISLAVSVIAAITFGIRANFDPSIGPARLLYAFEAVIIGGLGSLWGTLAGGIVLGLAQTIGARINPEWQILAGHLAFLVVLMVRPRGLFPSRRA
- a CDS encoding ABC transporter ATP-binding protein; protein product: MTALLRVTALDAFYGDFQALFGIDFELREGEAVAVIGANGAGKSTLLKSLAGLVRNRPDAVRLAGRQIGDSPAASIVRLGLALVPEGRQLFPSLTVEENLLIGAFGGERTSPWDLASVYRMFPVLHERRRGSVTVLSGGQQQMVAIGRALMSNPSVLLCDEISLGLAPIIVEDIYRMLPRICDNGTGIIVVEQDIARALRSTDRFYCLQEGRVTLAGRPAEASQDAIHSAYFGT
- a CDS encoding ABC transporter substrate-binding protein — its product is MTSKTFGYPAAGMSRRRILQGLAGGIAATGAMTLFAPAVRAAKPIKVGYVSPKSGPLAAFAEADDFVLSEFRKFVKDGVKVGSQTYPIEVVTKDSQSNPNRAAEVAKELITRDNVSLILVAATPETNNPVATQCELEQIPCISSVAPWQTNFIGRQANPGDPKTWKPFDYTFHYFWGLEDVIGVFTGMWQQVATNKSVGALFPNDADGNAWGDKGIGFPPVLSTQGFKLTDPGRFQNLTDDFSSQISAFRGADAEIVTGVIIPPDFTTFWNQSRQKGFKPKVVSVAKALLFPTTVLALGKSGNNISTEVWWTPSHPYKSSLTGVSARDLAKGYEQASGKQWTQPIGFVHSLFEVAVDAIKRAGDPTDGAALAKAIGTTKLETIVGPVAFGSDKVPPFAAKNIAKTPLVGGQWRLNDEKYDMVITENKQAPQIPLGGDMQALS
- a CDS encoding branched-chain amino acid ABC transporter permease, which gives rise to MSVVAVREKIEIEIENAEAAPVWRVRVGTSLSRAAAIAAAAIMVALALLPAIASRNLIQDLIFVFTMLTLAQLWNVLAGWGGLVSVGQQAFVGLGAYALFAGVIMVQIDPMFAIPLAGLFAAVVAAMLGPLLFRLDGPYFAIGSWVAAEALRLVCAQFKTLGGGTGMSISPSDLSQMIGLKPVQALFGMRPAAARDVLIYWIALLLAVMVTLGITAFARSRMGLALAASRDNAAAARSVGVRTGRIRYLLWIMVAFATGMVGAVVYLQKARISPDAAFSVTDWTAYVIFIVVIGGVRTIEGPMIGVLTLWGLITHLAQYGSLYLVVLGTVAILIVLFMPKGIWGEISRRWEIRLFPTQRMLSRDSHHNDLAK
- the edd gene encoding phosphogluconate dehydratase — protein: MINARIGEVTDRIAKRSHDTRGRYLDRLAAAADNGPRRQKLGCANQAHGFAACGPGDKAMLRAGAAANLGIVTAYNDMLSAHQPYERFPELIRATARAAGGVAQVAGGVPAMCDGITQGEAGMELSLFSRDVIALATAVALSHQTFDAAVFLGICDKIVPGLVIGALSFGHLPAVFIPAGPMTSGLSNDEKAKTRQLFAEGKVSRDALLEAEAQSYHGPGTCTFYGTANTNQMVMEIMGLHLPGASFVNPNTPLRDALTKAAAERAMAITALGNDYTPVGRMLDERAFVNGVVGLHATGGSTNHTLHLVAMAAAAGIRLTWDDFADLAEATPLLTRIYPNGKADVNHFHAAGGMGFVIRELLGDGLLHRDVETVWGKGLDAYVQEPMLGADGALAWRDGAKSSGDEAVLRGAKAPFQPTGGLTLLTGDLGRAVIKTSAIARERHVIEAPACIFHSQEALQAAFKAGEIERDFVAVVRFQGPRANGMPELHKLMPPLGVLQDRGFKVALVTDGRLSGASGKVPAAIHVTPEAVDGGPIARIRDGDLVRLDAVAGTLTVQVDADEWAARRPAEADLEPSHWGVGRELFGSLRTKVGTADRGATIFSDFPA
- a CDS encoding ABC transporter ATP-binding protein, whose product is MLELKAVSKAFGAIVVAERIDLRLSSGEALGVIGPNGAGKSTLFNLITGMLRPDSGRIVLDGEDITDLAPEDRCRAGIGRSFQIPRPFDHLSVFENLSVAALFGGGLGEAEAVQVCGRTLVLTGLEAKANRLAGSLPLLDRKRLELARALATCPRALLLDEIAGGLTEGECHELIATIRTIHAEGIAIIWIEHVVHALLAVVQRLAVLDFGRVVAQGAPSEVMRSSEVQTIYMGVPA